Proteins encoded in a region of the Mustelus asterias chromosome X, sMusAst1.hap1.1, whole genome shotgun sequence genome:
- the LOC144481993 gene encoding tubulin alpha chain has product MRECISIHVGQAGVQIGNACWELYCLEHGIQPDGQMPSDKTIGGGDDSFNTFFSETGAGKHVPRAVFVDLEPTVIDEVRTGTYRQLFHPEQLITGKEDAANNYARGHYTIGKEIIDLVLDRVRKLADQCTGLQGFLVFHSFGGGTGSGFTSLLMERLSVDYGKKSKLEFSIYPAPQVSTAVVEPYNSILTTHTTLEHSDCAFMVDNEAIYDICRRNLDIDRPTYTNLNRLISQIVSSITASLRFDGALNVDLTEFQTNLVPYPRIHFPLATYAPVISAEKAYHEQLSVSEITNACFEPANQMVKCDPRHGKYMACCLLYRGDVVPKDVNAAIATIKTKRSIQFVDWCPTGFKVGINYQPPTVVPGGDLAKVQRAVCMLSNTTAIAEAWARLDHKFDLMYAKRAFVHWYVGEGMEEGEFSEAREDMAALEKDYEEVGVDSVEGEGEEEGEEY; this is encoded by the exons ATG CGTGAGTGTATCAGTATCCATGTTGGCCAGGCTGGAGTCCAGATTGGTAATGCCTGCTGGGAACTCTACTGCTTGGAACACGGCATCCAGCCTGATGGGCAGATGCCCAGTGACAAGACCATCGGAGGTGGAGATGATTCCTTCAACACCTTCTTCAGCGAAACAGGGGCAGGCAAACATGTTCCACGAGCTGTGTTTGTGGACTTGGAGCCAACTGTCATAG ATGAGGTTCGAACTGGTACTTACCGCCAGCTGTTCCACCCTGAACAGCTTATCACCGGGAAGGAAGATGCCGCCAATAACTATGCCCGTGGTCATTACACAATTGGCAAGGAGATCATTGACCTGGTTCTGGACCGAGTCCGTAAACTG GCTGACCAATGTACAGGTCTCCAGGGTTTCCTGGTCTTCCACAGCTTTGGCGGTGGCACTGGTTCTGGTTTTACATCCCTGCTGATGGAACGTCTCTCCGTTGACTATGGCAAGAAATCCAAGCTTGAATTCTCCATCTACCCAGCTCCACAAGTGTCTACTGCAGTGGTAGAACCCTACAACTCTATCCTGACCACCCACACTACCCTGGAGCACTCTGATTGTGCTTTCATGGTTGACAATGAAGCCATCTATGACATCTGCAGACGAAACCTGGACATTGACCGACCAACGTACACCAACCTGAACCGTCTCATCAGCCAGATAGTGTCCTCTATTACTGCTTCCCTCCGCTTTGATGGTGCCCTGAATGTTGATCTGACCGAGTTCCAGACCAACTTGGTGCCATACCCCCGTATCCACTTCCCATTGGCCACCTATGCACCAGTTATCTCAGCTGAGAAGGCCTATCATGAGCAGCTTTCTGTGTCTGAGATAACCAATGCTTGCTTTGAGCCAGCCAACCAGATGGTCAAATGTGACCCCCGCCATGGCAAGTACATGGCCTGCTGTCTCCTTTACCGTGGTGATGTGGTGCCAAAAGATGTCAATGCAGCTATTGCTACTATTAAAACCAAGCGTAGCATCCAATTTGTGGATTGGTGTCCAACTGGTTTCAAGGTTGGTATCAACTACCAGCCTCCCACTGTGGTACCTGGAGGTGATCTGGCCAAGGTTCAGCGGGCTGTGTGTATGCTGAGTAACACCACAGCCATTGCTGAAGCTTGGGCTCGCCTTGACCACAAGTTTGACCTGATGTATGCCAAGCGTGCCTTTGTTCACTGGTATGTTGGTGAGGGTATGGAGGAAGGGGAGTTCTCGGAGGCCCGTGAGGACATGGCTGCTCTGGAGAAAGATTATGAAGAAGTTGGTGTTGACTCCGTAGAAGGGGAAGGAGAGGAGGAAGGGGAAGAATATTAA
- the LOC144481987 gene encoding tubulin alpha chain-like: MRECISIHVGQAGVQIGNACWELYCLEHGIQPDGQMPSDKTIGGGDDSFNTFFSETGAGKHVPRAVFVDLEPTVIDEVRTGTYRQLFHPEQLITGKEDAANNYARGHYTIGKEIIDLVLDRVRKLADQCTGLQGFLVFHSFGGGTGSGFTSLLMERLSVDYGKKSKLEFSIYPAPQVSTAVVEPYNSILTTHTTLEHSDCAFMVDNEAIYDICRRNLDIDRPTYTNLNRLISQIVSSITASLRFDGALNVDLTEFQTNLVPYPRIHFPLATYAPVISAEKAYHEQLSVSEITNACFEPANQMVKCDPRHGKYMACCLLYRGDVVPKDVNAAIATIKTKRSIQFVDWCPTGFKVGINYQPPTVVPGGDLAKVQRAVCMLSNTTAIAEAWARLDHKFDLMYAKRAFVHWYVGEGMEEGEFSEAREDMAALEKDYEEVGVDSIEGEGEEEGEEY, encoded by the exons ATG CGTGAGTGTATCAGTATCCATGTTGGCCAGGCTGGAGTCCAGATTGGTAATGCCTGCTGGGAACTCTACTGCTTGGAACACGGCATCCAGCCTGATGGGCAGATGCCCAGTGACAAGACCATCGGAGGTGGAGATGATTCCTTCAACACCTTCTTCAGCGAAACAGGGGCAGGCAAACATGTTCCACGAGCTGTGTTTGTGGACTTGGAGCCAACTGTCATAG ATGAGGTTCGAACTGGTACTTACCGCCAGCTGTTCCACCCTGAACAGCTTATCACCGGGAAGGAAGATGCCGCCAATAACTATGCCCGTGGTCATTACACAATTGGCAAGGAGATCATTGACCTGGTTCTGGACCGAGTCCGTAAACTG GCTGACCAATGTACAGGTCTCCAGGGTTTCCTGGTCTTCCACAGCTTTGGCGGTGGCACTGGTTCTGGTTTTACATCCCTGCTGATGGAACGTCTCTCCGTTGACTATGGCAAGAAATCCAAGCTTGAATTCTCCATCTACCCAGCTCCACAAGTGTCTACTGCAGTGGTAGAACCCTACAACTCTATCCTGACCACCCACACTACCCTGGAGCACTCTGATTGTGCTTTCATGGTTGACAATGAAGCCATCTATGACATCTGCAGACGAAACCTGGACATTGACCGACCAACGTACACCAACCTGAACCGTCTCATCAGCCAGATAGTGTCCTCTATTACTGCTTCCCTCCGCTTTGATGGTGCCCTGAATGTTGATCTGACCGAGTTCCAGACCAACTTGGTGCCATACCCCCGTATCCACTTCCCATTGGCCACCTATGCACCAGTTATCTCAGCTGAGAAGGCCTATCATGAGCAGCTTTCTGTGTCTGAGATAACCAATGCTTGCTTTGAGCCAGCCAACCAGATGGTCAAATGTGACCCCCGCCATGGCAAGTACATGGCCTGCTGTCTCCTTTACCGTGGTGATGTGGTGCCAAAAGATGTCAATGCAGCTATTGCTACTATTAAAACCAAGCGTAGCATCCAATTTGTGGATTGGTGTCCAACTGGTTTCAAGGTTGGTATCAACTACCAGCCTCCCACTGTGGTACCTGGAGGTGATCTGGCCAAGGTTCAGCGGGCTGTGTGTATGCTGAGTAACACCACAGCCATTGCTGAAGCTTGGGCTCGCCTTGACCACAAGTTTGACCTGATGTATGCCAAGCGTGCCTTTGTTCACTGGTATGTTGGTGAGGGTATGGAGGAAGGGGAGTTCTCAGAGGCCCGTGAGGACATGGCTGCTCTGGAGAAAGATTATGAAGAAGTTGGTGTTGACTCCATTGAAGGGGAAGGAGAAGAGGAAGGGGAAGAATATTAA